AAGATGTGTGAGGACTACTCAATAAATATttcaaatacatgaaacatgaaatgattTGCATTTCAGGATTGAATTACtcaatcatgtatctatacactgtaaatgaatcgattgtaatcatgtattgtctttccactggctagatagcacacaacaaaagcttttcactgtacctcggtacacttgacaataaactaaactagctgtTTGTCACCACAGGAAAATGCAGCACAATTTGAAATGTAATTGCATACTTATTACAATTCTTTTAATATTCATGTTAACATGCATTTAGAAGTTATATCTAATTGCAAACAATTCTGCTAGAATTCCATTAGGCAGCATCTAAATTAGTGAATATTAGCCAAGACTGATTTTCGTTTCGGGCAGCATAATGCGACAGAGAGTGGAGCTGCTcctaaccaaagattatagagctctatgatgtttgctcctaACTGtatcagagacacaggttcaatcctgacctccagtactGCCCATGTCAAGTGTTGTCACATTTTCCTGTTACTGCATGGagttccttcaggtgctctggtttcctccctcatcccacgaCCTGCAGGTCGCTGGCTAATAGCTCACTTTAAAtattccccagtgtgtaggtgagttGGTGGGAAAGTGGGGAGAATAAATGGAATTAGTGTAAATGTTGATGGTTAAGAGAGAATTGGTGATGTTTAAGTTCTCTGCGATTATATAACCTCCAGGTGAATGGTTTCAAATGAATTGGGCAGTTAAATTGATTTATCACCTGGATTGAAGATAGAGAAGAGAGAAAACCCTTGACACCATTATAATTCAAGAACCTGGCAATCTCCACTTTAAGAaagcccaatgacttggcctgaacggccatctgtggcaatgaatgcaccatctctgactaaagaaattcatcctcatctcctttccagagGTACATTCTATTATTCTGTGGCTGCgtcctctcccactagtgaaaacatcctctccactctatccaggcctttcactattggggGTTTCATTGAGTTCCTCCGTCTTGTAAACTCAAGTGAgttcaggcccagagccatcaaacgctcatgtgAACTCGATCAACCcagagatcattcttgtaaaccgccTCCCAGCCCTCTCCAATGGGAGCACATCTCTCCTCACATAAGGGGCCTAAATGTGGtggtccttgtttctacataatgtGCAGCAGCTACTCAAGAGGATTTACTACGCAAGTAATGCCTAGGTGTCTTTGAATTCCTCTTACTGTTGAAGGGCAATGCAGAAAAAGTCGGTGGCTGAGTATGTATAGTGTCAGCTCCACCACTTGTGACAGCACCAGATTGCTGTTCTGGTCATTCATTCTGTGAGACAAATTTCCTGCAGGGATCTGAAGAGGTAAAAGATCAGCTCAGCACCATGCAGTCTAATGCATGCACCATGCAGTCTAATGCATGCACCATGCAGTCTAATGCATGCACCATGCAGTCAAATGCATGCACCATGCAGTCTAATGCATGCACCATGCAGTCTAATGCATGCACCATGCAGTCTAATACATGCACCATGCAGTCTAATGCATGCACCATGCAGTCTAATGCATGCACCATGCAGTCTAATACATGCACCATGCGGTCTAatacatatttatttatttattaattaaactttatttcagactcaaggtccagacaagggacattacataaaatacattccatataaaaacaccataaaatacatataaaatcttagtatatcactctgccccgtccctctctgccccctctgccccctccctctctgcccccctccctctctgcccccctcccctccctctctgcccccctccccctactctccctccctgccctctcccccctctccctcccgcaAAGGGCCCGCAGCCTCTCTCCgtgtccctctcccccttcctccccactctctccccccctctcaaccctcctctctctccctccccctcccatcctctgtcccctccccactaccctccacccccaccctctcccctcctccaacccccatctccatcccatctcccccctccctccacccccccccccctctatctctttctctgccccactctctctgcccctcgagatagggtggggatggggtaaaaggagccaatgaataatattaatataatatcaagggggtgggttagtgtgtgtgtgggagggggttagTGTGGGTGGgttagtgtgggtggggggggttagtgtggggggggttagtgtgtgtgtgtgggggggggggttagtgtgaggggggttagtgtgtgtgttgtgtggggggggttagtgtagtgggggttagtgtgggaggggggttagtgtgggggggggttagtgtggggggggttagtgggggttagtgtgtgtgatgtggggggttagtgtgtgtgaagccgcagccctcccccccccccccccacttggtctagtcacttAAAAAAGCATCATAAATGATATACAAAATACACTCTACATGAtataaatccagaataaaaaagaatgatcaatgtcctacaacgagacaacgataccagtgtctccacaactgggattggtCGCGTGTTGTGCTAAACCTTatctttgacaaggccacaataattacatttttagagtcatttatcctgcaaatgaatttatacatatgatttcttaggaaagcttctaaagtactgacaccTGCAGCCACAAGCATGTTACTAGCTCTACACcatctgcttgacccgctgaggtcTTCCAgtgatttgtttttttgttatttcCCCCATGCCCTTCCACAAGTTTTGAATGTTAAGAAGTTCTCTGGAGGTTGACTCGGATTCAGGTGTGTACCTCGCCTGGAACAAGTGAAACGGAGTGTTGACCGTCACAGCTGGAATCCCCAGTCCACATCTCTCTCCACACACAGCCAACTGCTTGGACCAATGGATAGCAAGTGAGACGGACATACACATTCTCCTGTCCAGGAGTCCAAGGATACATCATCTGGTCAGCTTGCGATGGTTTACCTGAGCATACTTGTGACTAAGCTGAGAATCTTTTACTCGAGATTTCTCAGTACACTCTATTCATGAGACTATCAAACAAGCAAAATAATGAGCTAAATTAAAAATTCCATATGACACAGCACACAATGAAATAAACTTCAATGCACTTTTATGCCTGTAAAATGTGCATTCAttccttacctttttttttttttttttttttttttttaaatataaatttattcaattattaaaaaataatattacactacaataaaacaagccagaacccaccaccataatacaatacaaacatgtaataaactactatacacctatgatacaatccttattgaggatacattcaacaccctgcggagcccagcggtcccggaactccctcagggtgtccgcagacagggcgtattccctttctaatcccacccgggcacggacgtaaccccggaaattcATTCCTTACCTTGGAGCTGAACTCCACATGTTGTTCCATACACATTCACGATCACCCACAATGGATGAGCCACCAACAACTCTTTCATAAGAAGGTATTCCCTCCCTTCATTCACACTGTACATGAAAAAGCCTTGATTGTTCACCCAGAAAGAAATGACAACTCCTTCTTGTACATACCCTGTGGTAGTGCTTTTGCCCAGAACCCATAGACGTCTTCTAGGTCTGGGCAGATGAACTTCGGAAGTGCACTAGGATCCATGATGGAAGGGTTAAATATGGTGCAACCTAATCGCAACGCTCCATTCCATGTGACATCCACCTTTGTGATCGTCAACCTCACTTTCTCCTGAATGAGGACAGGGCAGTTGGAGAAGGTGATCCCATTGCAGAATCCAGATTTCTCCAAGCATTCTGATGGGATGAATCCAGCTTTATCTGCAACCCTTTGGTGCTCGGATGGAAGAAGAGACGATCGTCTGAGGTTGTTGGTTTTAGGTAAAGCCTTGTACTTCTGTCACAAATGGATAATCGGTTATTTCTTTGTTCTTGTTCTGCAAAGTAATTAAGGAAAAACTATATTCAATTCTGAGCAATAGTTTGTTCTTCATTACCATGGGCCATGTAAGTGGGATATAAACACAAAACACCATTGATGCTAAAAAATGTTACAAATACTACGCAATCCGCACGACCCTGCACGACCCATAAGATTTATGTATTAGACCGGAGGCTTTACTTAGCTTTTGTGAaccgagaaacagagttaatgtttcagaatgATAACTTTATCAGAactgttatctatctatctatctatctatctatctatctatctatctatctatctatctatctatctatctatctatctatctatctatctatctatctatctatctatctcaccTACTGTTACAAGAGAACAGGTTTAAGGATCTGACAAATAGAATGGAAAAAGGCACACTCGTCTGTTTAGTTGCAAATtagttttattggcaagagagaacaAAACAATACTTGCGCGGGGTCTGTTTTAacagttcaaaggttcaaatgtatttgtcacatgccccataaggtgcagtgaaatggatttaccatgcagcgttacaattaaaaaaggacataatacccaacataattcaacacagacatccactacagcgttcttcactgtggtggaaggcaatacagttcagacagtcctcctcctcctcctcctcccttgttcacccgtggtcggggcctctgtAGTCGCTGCTACatacggcccgatgttcaagccctctggtcgggatggtcggaacgccaacgtcgggacaggtcgagcacaccccGCGGCCCGAAGCTCCCAAATCAGCGTCCCAGCAAGCCCCtcgcccctcccccttcccctcccccccccccatgggaaTAAACGCTTTCAGCCGCAGACTGGCGCATAAAGCAATACTTAGCGCTGCAGACTTGGCGCATgaaggtttaaacagagcactGTCGGCTAAACGCATGGGGATTTAAACAAAGGGTTCTTCCCATagcgcatccgtggataacaagggaaatcagggatagtatcaaaacaaaagatgaagcatacaaattagccagaaaaagcagcctcccagaggactgggagaaattcagagtccagcagaggaggacaaagggcttaattaggaaaaggaaaatagattatgaaacaaaactggcagggaacataaaaactgaatgcaaaagcttttatagatatgtgaagagaaaaagattagttaaaacaaatgtaggtcccttgcagtaagaaacaggtgaattgatcatggggaacaaggatatggcagaccaattgaataactactttggttctgtcttcactaaggaagacataaataatctgccagaaatagcgggggaccgggggtcaaatgagatggaggaactgagtgaaatccaggttagttgggaagtggcgttaggtaaattgaatggattaaaggccgataaatccccagggccagataggctgcatcccagagtacttaaggaagtagccccagaaatagtggatgcattagtgatcatttttcaaaactctttagattctggagtagttcctgaggattggagggtaactaatgtaaccccactttttaaaaagggagggagagagaaaacggggaattacggaccagttagtctaacatcggtagtggggaaaatgctagagtcagttattaaagatgggatagcagcacatttggaaagtggtgaaatcattggacagtcagcatggatttatgaaaggtaaactatgtctgaagaatcttatagaatttttcgaggatgtaactagtagagtggataaggaagaaccagtggatgtgttatatctggactttcagaaggctttcgacaaggtcccacataagagattagtatgcaaacttaaagcacacggtattgggggttcagtattgatgtggatagagaactggctggcagacaggaagcaaagagtaggagtaaacgggtccttttcagaatggcaggcagtgactagtggggtaccgcaaggctcagtgcttggaccccagctatttacaatatatattaatgatttggacgaggggattgaatgcaacatctccaagtttgcggatgacacgaagctgggggacagtgttagctgtgaggaggatgctaggagactgcaaggtaacttggataggctgggtgagtgggaaaatgcatggcagatgcagtataatgtggataaatgggaggttatccactttggtggcaagaactggaaagtagactattatctgaatggtggccgattaggaaaagaggagatgcaacgagacctgggtgtcatggtacaccagtcattgaaagtgggcatgcaggtgcagcaggcagtgaagaaagcgaatggtatgttagcattcatagcaaaaggatttgagtataggagcagggaggttctactgcagttgtacagggccttggtgagaccacacctggagtattgcgtacagtttcggtctcctaatctgaggaaatacattcttgccatagagggagcagagagaaggttcaccagactgattcctgggatgtcaggactttcatatgaagaaagactggataaactcggcttgtactcgctggaatttagaagattgaggggtgatgttacaaaattcttaaggggttggacaggctagatgcaagaagattgttcccaatgttggggaagtccagaacaaggggtcacagtttaaggataagggggaaatcttttaggaccgagatgagaaagaaaaaattcacagagagtggtgaatctgtggaattctctgccacagaaggtagttgaggccagttcattggctatatttaagagggagttagatgaggcccttgtggctaaagggatcagggggtatggagagaaggcaggtacaggatactgagttggatgatcagccatgatcatattgaatggcggtgcaggctcgaagggccgaatggcctactcctgcacctattttctatgtttctatgggttctATCGGTCACAGACTGTTTGGGAAAATTCTCGCAAAATATTCCACCCCTCAAACAGTCTGGTTACGTCACATCTGACCCACACGATCATGATACCAATCTACACATACAACGTCGTAATATTATGGCCAAGATTGTGCCAATGGTCAGCGAGGTTGGTGATGTTCTCTTTTACCCCACTCAGGATTAAACCAGTCACCGAGTCTGTACGCCCACTCATGGTAGAAATAAACCTTAATGCCATCATCAATACCACCAGAGATAATCTGATCGCTTGTGTCATTAAACGTTGCTGCCAGTACTTGGTACGTGTTTTGAAACGTATGGATTGCAGCTAAAAAAGTTGCTACtgaagtccctcttaaatctctcccctcttaccttaagtcTGTGCCCTGTcgttttagaatcctccaccctgggaaaaagactgtgagcattcactttatacaTGCCCTTCATGCTCTTGTACACTTGTccgtctatccaacctcttcccATAACTCAAGCACATGAGCTCCGGCAACATCccggtgaatcttttctgcatcctttcatGATGTGTAAGACGTCCCCCAGTGTCATCAGCAGATGTGATTGGACCATCCAGTCAGTCTTGGCAAAACGAATGAGACTTGATCTGTCTCTTCCATGTCGTGTTACAGTGTCAGTCACAGTGCTGAGACCTGTCCTGACTTTGTTTCTTCAGCTTGAGATGTGACTGGGTTTGCTCACCTCAAGTTGAAAATTATTCTAAAATAATCAGAGTTCAAAACAAATGTGTTATTTGACTTGATGTGTAAACTGGAAAGTTGCGACAATAACTAACTAGCAGTCACCACATGAACATTGGAACCAACAACTGGAGCATGAATTTCTTCTGGAAGAGATTCTTACAACATTCTGACAAACACTTTACATTCATTCATGGAAACCCTGCAGTAAGTAAGAACAAAATGCCTTCTGCTTTTAGTTCTGGAGAGGGTGAAAGTGAAGCCGTTGCCTGTTGTGGCTGAAACCAGCAGCTTAATATGCCAGAGGCTGCGATCAACGAGCAACGCCCAACACACTATCTCCTTCACCTTTCAGCAGCAGAGACTCTCAAACAATCCTCAAAAAGGAAAACAAAACTTGGAAACTGAAATAAAATACAGAAAGAGCTGAGaatattcagcgggtcaggcagcatctgtggggaacatggagaggtgacgtttcacagagtgctggagtaactcagcgggtcaggcaacatctgtggagaacatggagaggtgacgtttcaggtcgggactcttgtcgggagggagaagaaagctggaaaaggggaaaggcaggacaaagcatggcaggaaaTAGGTAACTGTTACATTTGGTGCCGTGGTAATCATCAGATTATTAATTGTTCTGTTCTCTCCTCCAACACAACTGACCAGTGAGAAATCCCAAAGCCTCGACCCTAAACAGGATTCATAATATTCTGAAGGGTAAAACGAAAACCGGTCTACAGTTCAGAATGTCGTATTGAAAGTACAAAGTCAAGCATGGTTCTGTGCCCATAATAATTACCCTTTGATTCCCAAACACTCCTTCACTCCTTCTGCTTTCATATGTCatcagatttgagtataggaggagggaggttctactacagttgtacagggtctcggtgagaccacacctggagtattgcgtacagttttggtctcctaatctgaggaaagacattcttgccatagagggagtacagagaaggttcaccagactgattcctgggatgtcaggactttcatatgaagaaagactggatagactcggcttctacacgctagaatttagaagattgaggggggatcttatagaaacgtacaaaattcttaagggattggacaggctagatgcaggaagattgttcccgatgttggggaagtccagaacaaggggtcacagtttaaggataagggggaaatcttttaggaccgagatgagaaaaacatttttcacacagagagtggtgaatctgtggaattctctgccacagaatgtagttgaggccagttcattggctatatttaagagggagttagatgtggcccttttggctaaagggatcagggggtatggagagaaggcaggtacaggatactgagttggatgatcagccatgatcatattgaatggcggtgcaggctcgaagggctgaatggcctactcctgcacctattgcctatgtttctatgttattcgtAATAATATTGTGTGTAATAATATTGAAACAGGTGAACACATGCTTTTTTAtaccataatcataatcatactttattagccaagaatgttttgcaatatacgaggaatttgatttgccgtacagtcataccaataaaaaggaaCAGAACATACAAAATACATGTCCAAACTACATCAAACTCTGAATTAATTGTCCTGATTCTCCTTTTAAATGCACTCAGTAGAAGAATGTGAATACTGAGGCCTGATACGAGAATCACATCTACATGTCTTTGTGATATATGGTGTGCAGAGGTGTGACAGGCAGAAGTGTTctaaccttggatgctgtctgtgtggtgtttgcacttgCTCCTGTGACCATGCAggcttcctgtttcctcccacatcccaaagatgtgaggatggtgggtgaattatcccttatagaaacatagaaacatagaaaatgggtgcaggagtacgccattcggcccttcgagcctgcacccccattcaatatgatccatgGCTGATTATGTAGGAGGTTGGTTGCATAATCGAGAGGATCTGACAGAGgttagcagcagagagaatgaggtTTCTGGGATTGCTCTAAAAACTGCCATAGActagatgggtcaaatggcctccttgaACATATTCCAGTGCAGAGTTCCTGTTGATATCGCATTAACTCAGGTTGCTGCTTTCTCTGCTTGCGCCTACTCACTCTCTCGAGCAGGTAAACTAGACGTGTTTCGCCCGGTAAGTCCGACATTATCACCATGGTTCCTCAGACATGTTACATCCGGGCCTCCTTTGCTCTCCAAGCTGAATGTAAACAACCTGCAGAACTAGTTTAAGAATAGCGAGGGACTTTCCAGTATTGCCTTTTAATCTCTCAGTTAAGATAAGATattttattgtgtaggaaagaactgcagatgctggtttaaatcgaagagacacgaaaggaatgggtgacgtttcgggtcaagacccttcttcagaccaatgccaGGGGAATaggaggtacagagataaaatgtagtcggcgacagtaagactggtgggagaagggggaggggatggagagagaagaaaagcaagggctacgtgaagttagagaagtcaatgttcatactgctggggtgtaagctgcccaagcaaaatatgaggagttgttcctccaatttgcgctgggcctcactctgacaatggaggaggcccaggacagaaaggtcagtgtgggaatgggtggggaagttaaagtgttgagcaaccaggagatcaggtaggtttaggcaggctgagcggaggtgttcagcgaaacgatcgccgagtctgcgcttggtctcgccgatatacaggaatccacacctggaacagcggatacagtagatgaggttggaggaggtgcctcTTGAAAAgattgtcggggtccttggacggagttcaAGGGGGGaggcatctcctgcgattgcaggggaaagtatctggggagggggtggtttggatgggaagggacgagttgagcaGGGAGTTGCGCagagaacggtctctgtggaaagcagaaaggggtggagatgggaagatattttATTGGCGCTCTtcctattattattttttttttttaagcattcCATTCACTACTATGCTTTCGGATATTTTGCAGTTGTGAATGGCACTGGATCAGTGCAAGATTGCACT
This region of Amblyraja radiata isolate CabotCenter1 chromosome 11, sAmbRad1.1.pri, whole genome shotgun sequence genomic DNA includes:
- the LOC116978756 gene encoding LOW QUALITY PROTEIN: E3 ubiquitin-protein ligase NEURL1-like (The sequence of the model RefSeq protein was modified relative to this genomic sequence to represent the inferred CDS: inserted 2 bases in 2 codons) — translated: MGSPSAAVAHGKGPLHDPTLMGDWALTLSHKRISTDDGGFLRPISRDKLPGDEQEQRNNRLSICDRSTRLYLKPTTSDDRLFFHPSTKGLQIKLDSSHQNAWRXSGFCNGITFSNCPVLIQEKVRLTITKVDVTWNGALRLGCTIFNPSIMDPSALPKFICPDLEDVYGFWAKALPQXYVQEGVVISFWVNNQGFFMYSVNEGREYLLMKELLVAHPLWVIVNVYGTTCGVQLQGKE